aattttttGGTCTTTGCCGTAATTTCATGAATCCAACACTTCTTGGCCCAAACTCAGGCCTCCCACAGCCCATTTAACTTTAAGAACTTGCAAAGAAAATTGGATAAGATTCACAAATAACCACATTTTCAATTCTTGTAATTAATGCAGCCATGGATATAAAcaagtaaactttacctaaatcccataatggaaaagtttaattactatacatccctcattgtatcaaaattacccgatatccctttttttcaacttttctgatacattatatttatatctgatacatcaattaaccaatcagtaattaatgaagatcatctatttatggatagtatcttaatataagggatGATTGGTTCTTCAAATCAATTAGTAAactaattaatgggattaatttggttaaaaaaagaACGGTTGTGCAGTTGAAGATTTAAGCCAAAAAAACAGAGCAGAAAAACAAACCAACTTcgtttccatttttttttccagtttgggttatgtatctgatagatcagttatgtatatgatacatcaattgttaaaaaaacaattgttatgtccatgaagattcaagccaaaaaacatagcgtcgtctcgaatggaaaaaacagagcatcaattcataccgaagttgatttcaattaattttcaacttttgctgatacataagttatgtatctgatacataactttagctatagaatagttaatgcacatcagctatttatggataaaaaattggctctttatatcaattactgatctattaAAGAAGGCGATAGTTATGTAGATGaattttgaagtcaaaagtCAGAGCATCGACTACAAGGAAaacaacagagcatcaattcaaagaAAACTTCGCGTTTCATCAATTAATCGATATGAATATCCCGATACTACTGAGACATTTTGGAGTTTGGCAATCTGATATTACTTATGaacaatacaaaagtgatggaatcgttGTCGGTGACAATGTATCTTACTCAAATTTAAAAGCAGCAATCGCTGCTGAATTGAGTGTGGATGAATCAGAGAAAGAAATTGAAATCCGATACATAGTTGAAGGTAACTCGTCGCCAATATATATTCgtaatgatatgggtgttaatctttacatagagttgaagaagaaagagcctAGTTTCGTGAATTATCCCCTGTGCATATCAAGCTTTGATATAAAAAGATGTGAGATAAAATCATTCGACAGTACATCTGGAGCAATCGTTTGTGCCGAATCAAATGCGAATGAGTTCCATAattttggtttagaagaatctgGTAAAGTTGCAAGTTGTTATATAGCAGAATTGGAGTTGACGAACTACATAGATGATACAAATGGTGCGGAAGTAAAGGAGAATCAATTCTATAAGGATAAAGCAACTCTAGTTGATgtaatggccaaatacaaaatcaataatgaatttaatttcaaggttaaaagatccgacagtaaaaggtatgcgcatattatgcatttgaaaattttaatgttggatagtatccaacagtatgtatcagatacatattacagtgtgtatctgatacattcttaaagtaaaataattttttatgtcatgatacatcaaaactacATTTCTGCatctggaaattttgatgttggatactatccaacagtatgtatcagatacatattacagtgtgtatctgatacattcttaaagtaaaataattttttatgtaatgatacatcaaaactacATTTCTGCatctggaaattttgatgttggataccatccaacagtatgtatcagatacatattactgtgtgtatctgatacattcttaaaataaaataatttttcatgtcatgatacatcaaatctccatttctgcatttggaaattttgatgttggatagtatccaacagtatgtatcagatatatATTACTgtttgtatctgatacattcttaaaataaaataatttttcatgtcatgatacatcaaaactcgatttctgcatttggaaattttgatgttggatagtatccaacagtatgtatcagatacatattactgtCTTTGCatgatacattcttaaaataaaataatatttcatgtcatgatacatcaaaactcgatttctgcatttggaaattttgatgttggatagtatccaacagtatgtatcagatacgtATTACTATCTTTGCatgatacattcttaaaataaaataatattttatgtcatgatacatcaaaactacATTCCTGTAACTCAgtcaaaaaatgataataatgttgtcagtatgtatcagattcataatACTCTATGTAtcagatgtttttttttaacaatacaTACAAAGAAGCATGTATCAAGTACATGGGTTGACACACTTCCTATCAGTATGTCACTGTATTTGTTGAtattataaatgaaaaaatattgatatgatacatgtcatttttttaatacaaatgcaGTTATGTGATAGTATGCCTTTCAGAAGGAtgttgttggagaatgaaagcttcatgttggaaaaaaacggatatattcaaagttagatatttcaatagtgaacattcatgtgcactgagagataggattttcaacaaagttcatgctacaaaggcttttgttagtgcattcacagcccctaaattggttaatcataagagaattgtcACCCCTAATGATATACGAGAGGATATTAAATCAGCATATGGGattgatattacctatcaacaGGCATGGCGTTCAAAGGAGCATGATTTGCAGATGTTAAGGGGAAAACCTGCTGATGGATATAGACAGCTGcctgtatatatacatattctaaaaaccgtatatccaaattcgtacataagtatgcacaagtcatcaactgatgaattcatgtatttgttcatagcgttaaggcctttgatgagggggtttcagttttgtcgaccagtagttgttgttgacggtgcacatcttgatggaccttataaagggaCGTTTGTATCAGCTAGCACACTTGATGGGGCAGGTATTACTTTCTTATACTGTTTCTTATTGAATAATAGTGTGTCATCTCATTTTTCACGTTTGTTGTGTTTCTGATGAATTCTAATAACTATTGTATCgatattattgatttattaggtTGCATATTGCCGTTGGCGTATGGTATTGTTGATACAGAAAATGATTCATCATGGACGTGGATTTTTCAGAATTTCAAGAATGCATTTGGAGAGAGGGAtaatatgtgtgttgtatcagataggaacgaaagcataatcaagagtgtaagcatggtatttcccaatgttcctcattttgcatgcatatggcatatatggaaaaatgtATGTACTAAATACAGAAGGAGCAAAGTTGTACTAAGTGACATCTTCTATTCAATGGCCAAGGCATACCGAAAAGATGAAGTCGATAAATTAATGGCCAAAATTGAAAGAATCGATCAACGGGTggcacaatatttaaaaaatacaggatacgaaaagtggtcaagggttcatgccactgtcaacaggggtagaatgatgacttctaacatcgcagaatgtatcaatggatgtcttgttgaagcacgagagctgcctataattgactttttggagcaaacgagaatgttatttggttCTTGGAACTGCAGAAATAGAGAAATAGCAtcttatacaaaacatactttgggtAGAAAATTCGAAGACATCCTAGTTTCAAACACGATcaagtgttcgagaatgaaggtacacgatacatactttctgacacatatatactgatacatcagttctggtACATGATagatactttctgatacatactttctgatacatatatattgataCATCCGTTCTAATACATCTTTTCTGTAATTGAATCAtaatttatgatacatatatgtgttatttatttctTGGTGGCTGATGAttcatcagttatgtataacatgtgctaattaaataataaaacttcaattatgatacataagttctacatttgatacataagttcttgTACATATATGTAAAGATTATTTTCCTTCAGGCTGATGATTAATCAGTTATGCATAAATTGTTctaaatatatactgatacattaGTGTAGATACATTATTAATGtagatgatacataagtactattagatatatgtgaagtttatttatatcaGTTTGTTGCTTCGTTATTCAAGTAAAGCCTGTGCTcattatacactgatatatcaattcggatacatcaaatgtgtagttgatacataagtactgacacatataaacataacatgtttaaaatacatactgatacatcagttctgatacattatttctgtaattgatacgtactttctgatacatatatgtgaaatttatttctgGCTGGCTGTTGATTCATCTGATATGTATATCCTGTGATAATTATTACCCTTTAACATCAGTTTCGATACATAGTTGTGTATGTGAGGAAGCAGTActgatacataaatttgaaatataattcctgcaggttgttgcttcatcagagtatctttattctgtttacgaattaggtataagatacattgtgtgtctagagagaaaaacatgcacTTGTGGTAGATTTCAATTAGacgagataccatgtccacatgcaattgcagtgttgaagagcaagaacattactGACCTGCACCCATATTGTTCTGATTACTACAAACCAGAGGCGttggcaaatacttatgaattaccaatggttccaatgccagataagaaagactGGACTGCTCCgaaggaaattttggaagaaattgTCTTGCCGCCAATATACAAAAGGATGCcaggaagaccaaagaaagagagaaaaaagttCGCTAATGAGAAAATAACAAGTAGCACAAATTCTTGTGGACGTTGTGGCCACGAAGACCACAAcagaaagacttgtaatttcattcctAAATAGATATGATGTTTGTGGTATCTCGGTGTACATTCTAAttgaatcataaaataacatctattattatattttatatttgagtttgacacgtgacataaatataaaaatcttttaatgacaatttttttatgtatcaaGATTAGAACATTTTATtgctacaattttttttaaaataaaatacaggaCGTCCATCGGTTCGCCATGACATGGATTAATGACAAATCTCACATGGTTTATTTTTTGGATCGTTATTTTCCCAAACATAAACATTCTTGTCTTTTCGACAACCATAATTACACAAAAGTTGTTGGTGATACATAAGATCCtatttgatataggttgtagattaTCATATGCAGTAAATCTTGATAAAtgcgaatctgatacataagcaagATGTATCATATACTTTAAATCTTGAGACATAGAATTCTTATGcaaaaaattaatgtatcagaatcattaaatattgagaaatgagaatctgatacatgtgcatgatgtatcataataaaagaaacttgattcatgtatcagaattcacaaaatgtgacacttatgaatattatactcgatacaagtttgatacagtagagtataaaacataaactttgaATTTATATTCCATTTTGACACCAGAGAAAAACATAATAAATCTGAGGTatagaaatattaaaatatactaaatctgatacattacagtttatgtatcagatacattggaagaatcagaatcacctaaaatgtttactatcaaaaaaaaaattattagacaTCAATCAGTTCTCCTTGGTTTGGAGATATGTCTCTCCTTGGtttttttggatcgtcgttatcgctaacataaccatccatggccttctGACAACCATATCTCCATAAGAGTGCGGCATATCTTGAACGGAAGAATTCAGCGTTTAGTCCGGTACttggaatagaaattccatcactaagatattcagcaaaCATGGCCAGGAAAACTCCACAATCCCTGCAAATAAAGGAATACAggaatttaaaaaaagtaaaattgacatatGAATGATTTAGGTATACATAGCCGAtgttaatactcacaagctGCCACTTCCCTGTTGCGCAATTCCTTCAACATACTCAACTGCTAATGGGTGATGTGGTTCAAGCATATTACCGAttgatttgtccttgtatgaatcaagaGACGACCAATCAGTACGTTCGTTGTTGTCAAAGAAACCACTGTCTTGCAGGTATGTTGGTAGCATTGCTGCTATCTTTTGGATATCTTGGGAAGGGTTGCTACTTCTTCGTCTAGGCGATGAATCATACACACGTATCAATCTCTCTTTCAACACAACTACCGCaagaacccaatgaaaatccatgTCGCAGTTCACTGgaatgtatacctcatctaccaaATGCCACGGCAAACCGGCTGGTATTGAGaaacctcttattatgttcttcacGGATCTCTCTTGATGAGCTGTAACAGTGGCCCTTGTCATATCTTCTTGTGTAGAAATGTTAGGTGGAAGGTGATAGTAGCGTGTGTGTGCATATTCGatgtaatttttgaaaatgtaATTTGTCGTTGTGTATCGATACTGATTGCTCAACTGCATCTTCGATTTCTTCCgaaggtagtaaaatattacatcgatgtgctgcacattttaagaaagtattagttatataaCAACTAGCATCACATATCAgattatgtatgtatcagatacatttatctatctatgtatcagatacattaatatgtatgtatcaggtagttagtatgagttgtatcatattatttatgatgaaatttttacctCATCCTTCCAGCATCTGTCCGGCTGTGACATTAGGTAGAACCAGTTCTTATCTTTAGGAAATGCCACAACAAGGTCCATTTTTTCAAAGCCGAATGAAGAGCACTTAGATCTGTAATGATCCTCCTTCGAATTCCTGAATGGAAACTTGTAgtttaataacataacaaatataatacacgACTTGTATGGGTATAAGTTGAATATGTCATACTTACTTGTTGCCATGTGATTTTAGAAGTCCTTTATCTATCCATTCAGAGTAGTCTGTGACAAGCTCGGAAGGGGGTTGATAGCATATAccaaaaccttcaaaagggTGTGTCTGATGCGTAACATCTGACaaattttccttttccttttcacTCGACCCAAAGTTTGAAAGATACGGCGACTGTAAGATCTTCGAAGGAATCCTGCTTCTTCGAGATGGTGTCTTCGCATCGTCAGACAATACATTAGCTTTTGATGGAAGAGTGGTTGGTAGCTGGCTATCGCGTAATAGACATTCATCCTGAACTTGCTCATGACTAACAGCTGTCAATGGCATGGCTGGTAATGGAAGTCCGTATATTAGAGCATCTATCACATCCAGAGTTTCGGTCGAAAATGGTGCTGAAGTATTGGATTCTGATGtgcttggtttgattttttctttttcaatctccTCGACTTGCTCTTCTACTTTGGCAGATTTATCATCAGCTACTCTTCCATCTTTCTTTACAGTGTTCTACACGTAATGTATAacgtcattaaaaaaattaataatgttgATTTTATCTCAGTaaagaatctgatacattacctgtaatgtatcagaatcagcaATAAGCTGATCAGTATCTGCTCTTTGTGGTTCCATTTGGTGTGCTGATACATCCTTGACGGATGGTTCATCTTCCtggaaacataataacatttacttatgatatatatgtactaaatatctagatatatatatatatatatatatatttaaagaggtagagcttatacaaaatatatatatagaatcaaattattcatcaatttgtttctgatacattacctttaatgtatcagaataaaCTTGCTGATCAAATAATTCAGGAACATCTGCTAAAATGCTTTGTTCCGATATGTTGTCCACCTGATTTATCATGGTAGATGGTTCAGGTCcctgaaaacataataacatttacaattGATACATGACAATGAAAATTATCCAGaagtttaaaagcataaatatcaaatattacatgatgtatgtaccttaatatcttcctggacattagatttgtcatttttttggggtgggtcaaatttatttgcaaaattatGCACCTCCAATCCAGTAGGTGCTTCTTGTTGTTCAACCACATGGAATGATTGatcaaaatcatcttttttaaCTTGAGATGATGTGCCAGTCATTCGGTTCGCCATACTGTCGATGGCTTTCAAAAGATCAATGTGATTTGAATCCATTTTGTTCTCCAAACGCTTGAACTTCCGGTCAACCTTGATACAAGTATATGAAAAATCAGAATGTATCAcctaattaaaagtatattgtacgtgatacatcttaaagtaataacttacgtatctctttagagacttctttatggacttcttcaatgctttgaattgcatatgaaTAATTCGATCCGAATGACCGGAAGATTCACCTCCTAAAGCTGACTTCGCCCCTGGTACATTGTCAGGAGAAACAGGCTTTTCTGATTCCTTTGGTGACTTTGCCCCCGGTTCATTGTCAGGAGAAACAAGATTTTCTGATTCATTTGGTGGTATGAAATCCTTATGCATGTTGGctgtttctacttgaattggcTTTTTAGCAGGGGAAGTCTTCATTCTCTTGGAaggaggtggagaagatgtCTCAGCGACATCCCTGGATCTctttaaaaattcagtgggtGGTGTTGTTGAGAAGTCCTCAAATCCAGTGACTTCATGAGGTTTTCTGAAATTGACCTTGGCAGCCGATGTTGAATCTTCAGGTTTCTATTGGCTGTCATGAACGACAATAGATTCCATTTCATGTTGAGATTGGACAATGTTGGAGCATGGATActgcaaaaaaattgaataattgatacatgttaattctgatacataaacatgatgtatcagaaacattaaTCCTTCATACATGCTAAATTGATAGAAAAACAAcattatctgatacatacattcagatgtatcatgagatgtaattctagatacattataatttgatacataagataGAGTTTTCATGAGTTGTAAATACTGATAAATGAGTTTTCATGAGCTGTAAAtacctttctgatacataccattatatgtatcagaaaggttatataaagtatatgtataagatacattatatcttgatacatttatatcctgatacataaatatatgagctgatacatctactttatgaatcaaattatactGTATCAAGGTCATGGATATATAATGTATCTTAGATTTTATGTATAATGAATCAGTGCATAAACGAATAATATTCAAAGCATGTACCTCACTGAAGATGGTAGACATGAATGTCTCAAATTTTGGCTTCACGGCGACAACACGCCAGTtaagaattctgggaattttatTACCCACTCTTACAGCAATTTCAGAGGGAACTTGAGATGCACATTCATATATCCAAACATTCAGAGCGTATGGCATGCCGCCTAGACGATACATTTGTTTGGCATTTGAAAACTCCTGACGCAttccttttatcaattttgaatatgctAATTTCCCCCATGGATATTGCTCATAACTACCATCTTCTAccatcttaaaatcatcaactgatataggtgcatcacctagttgagaaaaaacaaaagtatgGATGAAATAGAGAATGGCCATCTGAACGGCATCTTCGTTTGTTTTCCATCCTCCAACCAGAAAACGCTCAACGAAACGAGCTTTGTTGACCCCATTTTTGGCACCaggaaaatataaagacaatAATCTACTTGCTTGATCATCAGAATACTTGAAGTCATTCATATTACCGGTGCATCGCAAACCAGTAATGATAGCAAAATCATTTATTGTAAATCGCAGTATATTACCCTGCACATGACGAATGTGcagttcttctttgtttttttggtctacctcaagaagtaagaggcatttgatgatttgcccttGAAAGTTGCAGTTTGGCATATCTAAGTAGTGACCAAAT
The genomic region above belongs to Solanum dulcamara chromosome 5, daSolDulc1.2, whole genome shotgun sequence and contains:
- the LOC129888439 gene encoding uncharacterized protein LOC129888439, with protein sequence MAKAYRKDEVDKLMAKIERIDQRVAQYLKNTGYEKWSRVHATVNRGRMMTSNIAECINGCLVEARELPIIDFLEQTRMLFGSWNCRNREIASYTKHTLGRKFEDILVSNTIKCSRMKVVASSEYLYSVYELGIRYIVCLERKTCTCGRFQLDEIPCPHAIAVLKSKNITDLHPYCSDYYKPEALANTYELPMVPMPDKKDWTAPKEILEEIVLPPIYKRMPGRPKKERKKFANEKITSSTNSCGRCGHEDHNRKTCNFIPK
- the LOC129890713 gene encoding uncharacterized protein LOC129890713: MVEDGSYEQYPWGKLAYSKLIKGMRQEFSNAKQMYRLGGMPYALNVWIYECASQVPSEIAVRVGNKIPRILNWRVVAVKPKFETFMSTIFSEKPEDSTSAAKVNFRKPHEVTGFEDFSTTPPTEFLKRSRDVAETSSPPPSKRMKTSPAKKPIQVETANMHKDFIPPNESENLVSPDNEPGAKSPKESEKPVSPDNVPGAKSALGGESSGHSDRIIHMQFKVDRKFKRLENKMDSNHIDLLKAIDSMANRMTGTSSQVKKDDFDQSFHVVEQQEAPTGLEGPEPSTMINQVDNISEQSILADVPELFDQQVYSDTLKEDEPSVKDVSAHQMEPQRADTDQLIADSDTLQNTVKKDGRVADDKSAKVEEQVEEIEKEKIKPSTSESNTSAPFSTETLDVIDALIYGLPLPAMPLTAVSHEQVQDECLLRDSQLPTTLPSKANVLSDDAKTPSRRSRIPSKILQSPYLSNFGSSEKEKENLSDVTHQTHPFEGFGICYQPPSELVTDYSEWIDKGLLKSHGNKNSKEDHYRSKCSSFGFEKMDLVVAFPKDKNWFYLMSQPDRCWKDEKSKMQLSNQYRYTTTNYIFKNYIEYAHTRYYHLPPNISTQEDMTRATVTAHQERSVKNIIRGFSIPAGLPWHLVDEVYIPVNCDMDFHWVLAVVVLKERLIRVYDSSPRRRSSNPSQDIQKIAAMLPTYLQDSGFFDNNERTDWSSLDSYKDKSIGNMLEPHHPLAVEYVEGIAQQGSGSLDCGVFLAMFAEYLSDGISIPSTGLNAEFFRSRYAALLWRYGCQKAMDGYVSDNDDPKKPRRDISPNQGELIDV